A region from the Ichthyobacterium seriolicida genome encodes:
- the lpxA gene encoding acyl-ACP--UDP-N-acetylglucosamine O-acyltransferase, protein MDKKLVHIDPCAKIHSSVVVEPFTTIYGDVKIGEGTWIGPNVTIMDGARIGKNCKIFPGAVISAIPQDLKFSGEPSLAIVGDNTIIRECVTINRGTSDMGRTTIGNSCLIMAYTHVAHDTVIGDNVIIANGTALGGHIKIGDYAVIGGLVAVHQFVRIGCHSMISGASGVRKDVPPYITAGKTPLSFSGINSVGLKRRGFTKDKIREIQNIYKIIYLQKYNTTQALEYVKLNVKETHERNEILEFIKNSDRGIIKA, encoded by the coding sequence ATGGATAAAAAATTAGTCCATATAGATCCTTGTGCAAAAATACACAGCAGTGTAGTAGTAGAGCCATTCACTACTATTTATGGTGATGTGAAAATAGGTGAAGGAACTTGGATAGGACCTAATGTCACGATAATGGACGGGGCTCGTATAGGCAAAAATTGTAAAATATTTCCTGGTGCAGTTATTTCAGCTATTCCACAAGATTTGAAATTCAGTGGAGAGCCTTCTCTTGCCATTGTAGGAGATAATACTATCATTAGAGAGTGTGTTACTATTAATAGAGGTACAAGTGATATGGGTAGAACTACAATTGGAAATTCTTGTCTTATTATGGCCTATACACATGTGGCTCACGATACTGTAATAGGAGATAATGTGATAATTGCAAATGGAACTGCTCTTGGAGGGCATATAAAAATAGGTGATTATGCAGTAATAGGTGGTTTAGTAGCTGTTCATCAGTTTGTCAGGATAGGTTGTCATTCTATGATATCTGGAGCTTCGGGCGTTAGAAAAGATGTTCCTCCTTACATAACTGCTGGGAAAACTCCATTATCCTTTTCTGGAATAAATTCTGTAGGATTAAAGAGGAGAGGTTTTACCAAGGATAAAATCAGAGAGATACAGAATATATATAAGATTATATATCTACAGAAATACAACACTACTCAGGCCTTAGAATATGTGAAATTAAACGTAAAGGAAACTCATGAGAGAAATGAAATATTAGAGTTTATCAAAAACTCTGATAGGGGTATTATAAAAGCATAA
- the lpxD gene encoding UDP-3-O-(3-hydroxymyristoyl)glucosamine N-acyltransferase, translated as MEFTVAKIADLLSGTVDGNPDAKIYRVSGIVEAKQGSITFLSNQKYTNLIYSTSATAVVVSSDFKPKSKVNSTIIRVDNPYQSLSKLLSLYEGLKKNKKGIEQPSHIGRDVSLGEGIYLGKFSYVDDNSVIGNGVKIHSGVYISNDVRIGDNTVLYPGVRVYNNCVIGDNCVLHSNVVIGSDGFGFAQATTHYERVPQIGNVIIGNNVSIGSGSTVDRATIGSTVISDGVKLDNLIQIAHNVEIGSNTVIAAQSGISGSTKIGANCMIGGQVGISGHINIEDNVKIAAKSGIQNNIKKGRTVMGNPSMDISNYRRSYVWFKNIGELVDRIFSLEKKIKNDSKAEDDTK; from the coding sequence TAAAATAGCAGATCTATTGTCTGGTACAGTCGATGGAAATCCAGATGCTAAGATTTATAGGGTATCTGGAATAGTAGAGGCTAAGCAGGGGAGTATAACATTTTTATCAAACCAAAAGTATACGAATCTCATATACTCCACAAGCGCTACTGCTGTGGTAGTAAGCTCTGATTTTAAACCCAAGAGTAAAGTGAATTCTACTATTATTAGGGTGGACAATCCTTATCAATCATTATCCAAATTATTGTCATTATATGAAGGGTTAAAAAAAAACAAAAAAGGAATTGAGCAACCCTCTCATATAGGTAGAGATGTATCTCTTGGTGAAGGCATATACTTAGGAAAATTTTCTTATGTGGATGATAATTCTGTAATAGGCAATGGTGTTAAAATACATTCTGGTGTTTATATTTCTAATGATGTTAGAATAGGGGATAATACTGTTTTATACCCAGGGGTTAGGGTATACAATAATTGTGTAATAGGGGATAATTGTGTATTACACTCTAATGTTGTTATAGGTTCTGATGGATTTGGATTTGCTCAAGCTACTACTCATTATGAGAGAGTTCCACAGATAGGGAATGTAATAATAGGAAATAATGTGAGTATAGGATCAGGGTCTACTGTAGATAGAGCTACTATTGGATCTACTGTTATAAGTGACGGAGTCAAACTAGATAATCTAATACAAATAGCTCATAATGTAGAGATAGGATCTAATACAGTTATTGCTGCTCAAAGTGGCATTTCCGGCTCTACGAAGATAGGTGCAAATTGCATGATAGGAGGGCAGGTTGGAATATCTGGTCACATAAATATCGAAGATAATGTCAAGATAGCTGCTAAGAGTGGCATTCAAAATAATATTAAAAAAGGTAGGACAGTAATGGGGAATCCATCTATGGATATATCTAATTATAGGAGGTCTTATGTGTGGTTTAAAAATATAGGTGAGTTAGTAGATAGAATTTTCTCTTTAGAAAAAAAAATAAAAAATGATTCAAAAGCAGAGGACGATACAAAATGA
- a CDS encoding bifunctional UDP-3-O-[3-hydroxymyristoyl] N-acetylglucosamine deacetylase/3-hydroxyacyl-ACP dehydratase, whose amino-acid sequence MIQKQRTIQNEVSFVGVGLHTGNDVSIKFKPGGENTGIVFRRVDLDGAPEVEAISKFAVSSSTSRSTILDKYGVKIRTTEHVLAAIAALEIDNLIIEIDSEEIPIADGSSKPFIDLLEKANVVQQEQDVDFYYVKDSISFLDEDSGAEILVLPSNDYRVSVMVDFQTKVLGTQNASVNSMEEFKNECSDSRTFCFLHEIEHLIDGDLIKGGGLDNSVVYVDKEPCKEILDKLKEVFGNVEVSVESNGILNNTELRHHNEAARHKLLDLVGDLALIGKKIKGHVIATKPGHLLNINFAKKISKEIEIERKGAPRVNPCDTPVMDIGDIMKFLPHRPPFLLIDKVLELSDKHVIGLKNVTINEYFFKGHFPGEPVMPGVLQIEAMAQVGGLLVLSTVLDPENYLTYFMKIDKAKFKKKVVPGDTVIYKLELLAPIRRGICHMFGTGYVGKDLVVEAEMVAKISKVK is encoded by the coding sequence ATGATTCAAAAGCAGAGGACGATACAAAATGAAGTTTCGTTTGTAGGTGTAGGTTTACATACTGGCAATGATGTAAGTATTAAGTTTAAGCCTGGAGGAGAAAATACAGGAATAGTTTTTCGTCGTGTAGATTTAGATGGAGCTCCTGAGGTAGAGGCTATATCTAAGTTTGCAGTATCTTCTAGTACGAGTAGAAGTACTATATTGGACAAATATGGTGTTAAGATACGTACTACAGAGCATGTTTTGGCGGCTATAGCTGCATTAGAGATAGATAATCTAATTATAGAGATAGATTCTGAAGAAATCCCTATAGCAGATGGTTCTTCAAAGCCATTTATAGATCTGTTAGAAAAGGCCAATGTGGTACAACAGGAACAAGACGTAGATTTTTACTATGTAAAAGACAGCATATCGTTTTTGGATGAAGATTCAGGAGCTGAGATATTAGTCCTTCCTTCAAATGATTATAGAGTGTCTGTTATGGTAGATTTTCAGACTAAAGTCTTAGGCACTCAAAACGCTTCTGTCAATAGTATGGAAGAATTTAAAAATGAGTGCTCAGATTCTAGAACTTTTTGTTTTCTTCATGAAATAGAGCATCTCATAGACGGTGATTTAATAAAAGGAGGAGGCTTAGATAATTCAGTTGTATACGTAGATAAAGAGCCTTGCAAAGAGATCCTTGACAAACTTAAGGAAGTGTTTGGAAATGTAGAGGTTTCTGTAGAATCCAATGGGATATTAAATAACACAGAGCTTCGTCATCACAATGAAGCAGCTAGGCATAAATTATTGGATTTGGTAGGAGATTTAGCCTTAATAGGCAAAAAGATAAAAGGTCATGTTATAGCCACTAAACCAGGACATTTATTAAATATTAACTTTGCTAAAAAAATATCTAAGGAGATAGAAATTGAAAGAAAGGGAGCTCCTAGGGTAAATCCATGTGATACTCCAGTTATGGATATAGGTGATATAATGAAATTTTTACCTCATCGCCCTCCATTTCTTTTGATAGATAAAGTTTTGGAATTGTCAGATAAGCACGTTATAGGTTTGAAAAATGTAACTATTAATGAATATTTTTTCAAAGGGCATTTTCCAGGTGAGCCAGTAATGCCAGGGGTATTACAGATAGAAGCTATGGCGCAGGTTGGAGGATTATTAGTTCTCTCTACAGTTTTAGATCCAGAAAACTATTTGACTTATTTTATGAAAATCGATAAGGCAAAGTTCAAGAAGAAAGTAGTTCCAGGCGATACTGTAATATATAAACTAGAATTGTTAGCTCCTATAAGGAGAGGTATTTGTCATATGTTTGGCACGGGGTACGTAGGAAAAGATTTGGTCGTTGAGGCAGAGATGGTCGCTAAAATTTCTAAAGTAAAATGA
- a CDS encoding cytochrome c oxidase subunit I — protein MSHHRFHKETFMSKYIFSYDHKMIAKQYLLTAVFMGCVGMLLSLLFRMQIAWPEQPFAILEFFLGKWAAGGVMSPDAYLSLVTMHGTIMVFFLLTAGLGGTFSNLLIPLQIGARDMASGFLNMLSYWLFFISTVIMLISLFVEGGAASVGWTIYPPLSALPKSMPGAGLGMTLWLVSMAVFIASSLIGSLNYIVTILNLRAKGMTMGRLPLTIWAFFVTAILGVLSFPVLLSAALLLIFDRGFGTSFYLSDILLQGEVLHNQGGSPILFEHLFWFLGHPEVYIVLLPALGLSSEIISTNSRKPIFGYKAMVASILVIGLLACIVWGHHMFVSGMNPFLGSVFTFTTLLIAIPSSVKAFNYMATIWKGNVVFTPAMLFSIALVSAFITGGLTGIILGDSTLDINVHDTYFVVAHFHIVMGLSAVFGMFAGVYHWFPKMFCRMMNKQLGYLHFWLTMFCAYGIFFPMHYLGLSGLPRRYYTNSSFPMFDDLVDINVFVTIFAILAGLAQLVFIFNFIYSIFKGERATQNPWKSNTLEWTTPVDHIHGNWEGELPQVYRWPYDYSKPGHKEDYIPQSVP, from the coding sequence ATGTCGCATCATAGGTTCCATAAAGAAACTTTTATGTCTAAGTACATATTTAGTTATGATCACAAGATGATAGCTAAACAATATTTGCTCACAGCTGTTTTTATGGGGTGTGTCGGCATGCTGTTGTCTCTGTTGTTTAGAATGCAAATAGCGTGGCCTGAGCAACCTTTTGCTATTCTTGAATTTTTCTTAGGAAAGTGGGCTGCTGGCGGTGTGATGAGTCCAGATGCATATTTGTCTTTAGTAACTATGCATGGAACTATTATGGTTTTCTTCTTACTTACTGCAGGCTTGGGTGGTACCTTTAGCAATTTACTAATTCCTCTTCAGATAGGAGCTAGGGATATGGCTTCTGGATTTTTAAATATGTTGTCCTACTGGTTGTTTTTCATTTCAACTGTAATTATGCTGATATCTCTCTTTGTGGAGGGAGGTGCCGCTTCTGTGGGGTGGACTATATATCCTCCTTTGAGTGCTTTACCAAAATCTATGCCTGGTGCTGGTCTAGGTATGACATTATGGTTGGTGTCTATGGCCGTATTTATTGCGTCTTCTCTAATAGGTTCTTTGAATTATATAGTTACTATACTTAACCTTCGTGCCAAAGGGATGACCATGGGAAGATTACCCCTCACCATATGGGCCTTTTTTGTAACAGCTATATTGGGTGTATTGTCGTTCCCAGTGTTGTTATCTGCAGCTCTTCTCCTTATATTCGACAGAGGATTTGGCACTTCGTTTTATTTGTCTGACATATTGTTGCAAGGTGAAGTCCTTCATAATCAAGGAGGGTCTCCAATTTTATTTGAGCATTTATTTTGGTTTTTGGGTCATCCAGAGGTATATATAGTTTTATTGCCAGCTTTGGGTTTATCTTCAGAGATAATATCTACTAATTCTAGAAAACCTATTTTTGGTTATAAAGCTATGGTTGCGTCTATTCTCGTAATAGGGCTTTTAGCTTGTATAGTTTGGGGGCATCATATGTTCGTATCTGGTATGAATCCTTTTTTAGGTTCAGTATTTACTTTTACAACATTACTTATAGCTATTCCCTCTTCGGTAAAGGCATTTAACTACATGGCTACTATTTGGAAGGGTAATGTAGTATTTACTCCTGCAATGTTATTTTCTATAGCTTTGGTATCTGCTTTTATAACGGGAGGTTTGACAGGTATAATCTTGGGTGATAGTACTTTAGATATAAATGTTCACGATACTTATTTCGTGGTTGCTCACTTTCATATCGTGATGGGATTGTCTGCAGTATTTGGAATGTTTGCTGGGGTATATCACTGGTTTCCAAAGATGTTTTGTAGAATGATGAATAAGCAATTGGGATATTTACATTTTTGGCTCACTATGTTTTGTGCTTACGGAATATTTTTTCCTATGCATTATTTAGGTTTGTCTGGTTTACCTAGGAGGTATTACACTAATTCTTCTTTTCCTATGTTTGATGATTTGGTTGATATAAATGTGTTTGTAACTATTTTCGCTATTTTGGCGGGGTTAGCACAATTAGTATTTATATTTAACTTCATATACAGCATATTTAAGGGAGAAAGGGCTACTCAAAATCCTTGGAAATCTAATACTCTGGAGTGGACAACCCCTGTAGATCATATACATGGTAATTGGGAGGGAGAACTCCCTCAAGTTTATAGATGGCCGTACGACTACAGCAAGCCAGGTCATAAAGAAGATTATATACCTCAGTCTGTTCCTTAG
- the sucD gene encoding succinate--CoA ligase subunit alpha — MSVLVNKNSKIIIQGFTGNEGTFHATQMISYGTQIVGGVTPGKGGEVHLDRPVFNTVFEAVEKVNADTSVIFVPPAFAADAIMEAAQAGIKVIICITEGIPTKDMIMVKEYISDKGCILIGPNCPGVITPDEAKCGIMPGFIHKKGRIGVVSRSGTLTYEAVDQITKKGLGQSTCIGIGGDPIIGTTTRDAVKLLMEDPNTDAIVVIGEIGGQMEADAAYYIRDHGTKPVVAFIAGQTAPKGRTMGHAGAIIGGAEDTAESKMKIMRECGIRVVESPAEIGQAVVEVLG; from the coding sequence ATGAGTGTTTTAGTAAATAAAAATTCCAAGATTATAATACAAGGGTTTACCGGAAATGAAGGCACATTTCACGCTACACAAATGATTTCCTATGGTACTCAAATAGTAGGAGGGGTTACCCCAGGTAAGGGAGGAGAGGTTCATTTAGATAGACCTGTATTCAACACAGTTTTTGAGGCTGTGGAAAAGGTAAATGCAGATACTTCTGTAATATTCGTACCTCCAGCTTTTGCGGCAGATGCTATTATGGAGGCTGCTCAAGCGGGTATAAAGGTTATAATATGTATTACAGAGGGGATTCCTACCAAAGATATGATCATGGTAAAAGAGTATATATCTGATAAGGGATGTATCTTGATAGGACCTAATTGTCCTGGTGTCATAACTCCAGATGAAGCAAAATGTGGTATTATGCCTGGTTTCATACACAAAAAAGGACGTATAGGGGTAGTCTCTAGATCTGGCACATTAACTTATGAGGCTGTGGATCAGATAACAAAGAAAGGATTAGGTCAATCTACTTGTATAGGTATTGGAGGAGATCCTATAATCGGAACCACCACTAGAGATGCTGTAAAGTTATTGATGGAAGATCCCAATACTGATGCCATTGTAGTCATAGGTGAGATAGGGGGGCAGATGGAAGCTGATGCTGCTTATTACATCAGAGATCATGGAACAAAGCCAGTGGTAGCTTTTATAGCTGGGCAGACTGCTCCTAAAGGTAGAACTATGGGGCATGCAGGAGCTATAATAGGTGGAGCTGAAGACACTGCTGAATCTAAGATGAAAATTATGAGAGAGTGTGGTATTAGGGTAGTGGAGTCTCCAGCTGAGATAGGTCAGGCTGTAGTAGAAGTATTAGGATAA
- a CDS encoding cytochrome c oxidase subunit II: MTTFLVVLVVCLALISVAQIMSILKLSSAKEVTDADNDFHGKLLLFFMFAYLIFAISTMFYWGGVILPKSASVHGEEVDSLMDISLVIILTVFFITQPVLFYFCYKYRGNSTKKAKYVEHNNKLELIWTIIPSITLAILILYGLNTWVNITSPSFEGEDPLVIELYSKQFQWQARYAGKDNVLGKANVRFVEGKNTMGIDMDDLNGKDDVMVGEIHLPVGRSVLFKFRSQDVIHSAYMPHFRAQMNCIPGMITQFSFTPSVTTEDMRLDEKVIRQVNDINKIRKVNGQDEYEFDYLLLCNKICGGAHYNMQMKIIVEEQEQFNEWLRSKDTFEEYIK, encoded by the coding sequence ATGACTACGTTTTTAGTTGTATTGGTTGTTTGTTTGGCTTTGATTTCTGTGGCTCAGATTATGAGCATACTCAAATTGAGTAGCGCCAAAGAGGTAACCGATGCTGATAATGATTTTCACGGAAAGTTGTTGTTGTTTTTCATGTTCGCTTATCTGATTTTTGCGATTTCTACTATGTTTTATTGGGGTGGGGTTATCCTGCCTAAATCTGCATCTGTACATGGAGAAGAGGTCGACAGTCTAATGGATATTTCTCTTGTAATCATTTTAACTGTGTTTTTTATAACTCAGCCTGTTCTTTTTTACTTTTGTTATAAGTACAGGGGGAATAGTACAAAAAAAGCTAAATATGTAGAGCATAACAATAAGTTAGAGTTGATTTGGACTATTATTCCGAGTATAACTCTGGCTATTTTAATATTGTACGGTCTTAACACTTGGGTCAATATTACTTCTCCTTCTTTTGAAGGAGAAGATCCTTTGGTCATAGAGTTATATTCCAAACAATTTCAATGGCAAGCTAGATATGCAGGGAAAGATAATGTTCTAGGTAAGGCAAATGTTAGGTTTGTAGAGGGGAAGAATACTATGGGTATAGATATGGATGATCTAAATGGAAAAGATGATGTCATGGTAGGAGAGATTCATTTACCTGTAGGAAGGTCTGTCTTGTTTAAGTTTCGTTCTCAAGATGTTATACATTCGGCTTATATGCCACATTTTAGAGCCCAGATGAACTGTATTCCTGGTATGATAACTCAGTTTTCTTTTACTCCTAGTGTCACCACAGAGGACATGAGGCTAGATGAAAAGGTTATAAGACAGGTCAATGACATAAATAAGATCAGGAAAGTTAATGGGCAAGATGAATACGAATTTGATTACCTTCTCTTGTGCAATAAGATATGTGGTGGAGCTCATTATAATATGCAGATGAAGATAATTGTTGAAGAGCAAGAGCAGTTTAATGAATGGTTGAGATCAAAGGATACATTCGAAGAGTATATAAAATAA
- the mdh gene encoding malate dehydrogenase, producing the protein MKVTVVGAGNVGATCANVLANREVCNEIVLLDIKENFAEGKALDMWETSPVNLFDTRIFGCTNDYSKTKDSDVVVVTSGIPRKPGMSRDDLITTNANIVKGVVEQIIDYSPNAKIVIVSNPLDIMTYVAYLSAKVDSKRVFGMAGILDTARYRSFLALELNCSPKDIQAVLMGGHGDTMVPLPRYTTVSGIPVTELIDEEKLNSIVDRTKSGGGEIVQLLGTSAWYAPGAAAAQMVEAIVRDQKRIFPCCAFLDGEYDMRDIYLGVPVKLGNNGIEQIIELKLNDGEKMLLEQSAEAVREIMKTLKF; encoded by the coding sequence ATAAAAGTTACGGTAGTAGGTGCAGGAAATGTGGGGGCAACATGCGCAAATGTGTTGGCTAATAGGGAGGTATGTAATGAAATAGTCTTATTGGATATAAAAGAGAATTTTGCAGAGGGTAAAGCTCTAGATATGTGGGAGACATCTCCTGTAAATCTTTTCGATACTAGAATATTTGGTTGCACTAACGATTATTCTAAAACAAAGGATTCTGATGTTGTAGTTGTTACATCTGGTATTCCTAGGAAGCCAGGTATGAGTAGGGATGACCTTATAACTACCAATGCTAATATAGTAAAGGGTGTAGTAGAACAGATAATAGATTATTCTCCAAATGCTAAGATTGTAATCGTGTCTAATCCTCTGGATATAATGACTTATGTAGCGTATTTATCTGCCAAGGTAGATTCTAAAAGGGTCTTTGGAATGGCTGGTATTTTAGATACAGCTCGCTATAGATCTTTTTTAGCTTTAGAGCTGAATTGTTCACCTAAGGATATTCAAGCCGTGTTGATGGGAGGTCATGGAGATACTATGGTTCCTCTACCTCGTTATACTACTGTAAGTGGTATTCCCGTTACCGAATTGATAGATGAAGAAAAGTTGAATTCTATAGTAGATAGAACAAAAAGTGGGGGAGGTGAGATAGTTCAACTTTTGGGAACATCTGCTTGGTATGCCCCTGGAGCTGCAGCTGCACAGATGGTAGAAGCTATAGTTAGGGATCAAAAGAGAATTTTCCCTTGTTGTGCCTTTTTAGATGGAGAGTATGATATGAGAGATATTTATTTAGGAGTGCCAGTAAAATTAGGTAACAACGGTATAGAGCAAATAATAGAACTAAAACTGAATGATGGGGAGAAAATGCTTTTAGAGCAATCTGCAGAGGCGGTAAGAGAAATCATGAAAACACTAAAATTCTAG
- the efp gene encoding elongation factor P, which yields MGSTTDIKNGVCIEHNNSLWKVVEFQHVKPGKGPAFVRTKIKNLSTGKVVDNTFPSGHRIDIVRVENRRYQYLYNEGDTYHFMNVDDYNQITMEKELIDATQFLKEGQILEVLFDAEKEIPLTCDLPPNVVLEVVKSEPGVKGNTATNATKPVILETGASIFAPLFIEEGDKIKIDTVKGVYLERVK from the coding sequence ATGGGATCTACAACAGATATAAAAAATGGGGTTTGTATAGAGCACAACAATAGTTTGTGGAAGGTAGTTGAATTTCAACATGTAAAACCTGGTAAGGGTCCAGCTTTTGTCAGAACTAAAATCAAGAATTTGTCCACTGGCAAAGTTGTAGATAATACATTTCCTTCAGGGCATAGAATAGATATTGTCAGAGTTGAAAATAGGAGGTATCAATATTTATATAATGAAGGTGACACCTATCACTTTATGAATGTAGATGATTACAATCAAATTACTATGGAAAAAGAGTTGATCGATGCTACTCAATTCTTAAAGGAAGGACAAATATTAGAGGTTTTGTTCGATGCAGAAAAGGAGATTCCCTTAACTTGTGACTTGCCTCCTAATGTCGTTTTAGAGGTTGTAAAGTCAGAACCAGGGGTAAAGGGCAACACGGCTACAAATGCTACCAAGCCAGTAATTTTAGAGACAGGCGCTAGTATATTCGCTCCTCTTTTCATAGAGGAGGGAGATAAGATAAAGATAGATACTGTAAAAGGGGTTTATTTAGAGAGGGTTAAATAA